The following are encoded together in the Hyalangium ruber genome:
- a CDS encoding S8 family peptidase, with translation MDVQAEELGESQAPLLMAPSGQGIADAYIVKMKDSAEARSVAALAGVSPRHVYSSLNGFAATLTPAQLTALRRDPNVEYVEQDAVMRPLATQSNPPWGLDRIDQASLPLSLSYTYSSTASNVTAYIIDTGIQANHVNFSGRATNVFDAFGGTGADCNGHGTAIAGIVGSTTYGVAKGVKLRGVRVLDCNGSGTTSGVIAGVDWVRVNHLAPAVATLSLGGAASAALNTAVTNLSNAGVFIAVPAGDSNSNACNFSPAGATAATTVAATDKNDCKTASSNHGTCVDLYAPGALIPTTWSNGGTMTLGGTSTAAAHVTGVGALYKATYGNAASATVDLWIKNTAIAGVVCNNPVGTPNRLLNKGAL, from the coding sequence CCGAGGAGCTGGGTGAGTCTCAGGCTCCCCTGCTCATGGCCCCGTCCGGCCAGGGCATCGCCGACGCCTATATCGTCAAGATGAAGGACTCCGCCGAGGCCCGCTCCGTGGCGGCCCTCGCGGGCGTCTCGCCCCGTCACGTGTACTCGAGCCTCAATGGCTTCGCGGCCACGTTGACCCCCGCCCAGCTCACCGCCCTGCGCCGCGACCCGAACGTGGAGTACGTGGAGCAGGACGCGGTGATGCGGCCCCTCGCCACCCAGTCCAACCCTCCCTGGGGCCTGGACCGCATCGACCAGGCCTCGCTCCCCCTGAGCCTGAGCTACACGTACTCCAGCACCGCGTCCAACGTGACCGCGTACATCATCGACACCGGCATCCAAGCCAATCACGTCAACTTCAGTGGCCGGGCCACCAACGTCTTTGACGCCTTCGGTGGCACCGGCGCCGACTGCAACGGCCACGGCACGGCCATCGCGGGCATCGTGGGCTCGACCACCTACGGCGTGGCCAAGGGCGTGAAGCTGCGCGGCGTGCGCGTGCTGGACTGCAACGGCTCCGGCACCACCTCGGGTGTCATCGCCGGCGTCGACTGGGTGCGCGTCAACCACCTCGCGCCCGCCGTGGCCACCCTGAGCCTCGGTGGCGCCGCCTCCGCCGCGCTCAACACGGCCGTCACCAACCTGTCCAACGCGGGCGTCTTCATCGCCGTGCCCGCCGGCGACAGCAACTCCAACGCCTGCAACTTCTCGCCCGCCGGCGCCACCGCCGCCACCACCGTCGCCGCGACGGACAAGAACGACTGCAAGACCGCCTCCTCCAACCATGGAACCTGCGTCGACCTGTACGCGCCCGGCGCGCTCATCCCCACGACGTGGAGCAACGGCGGCACCATGACCCTCGGCGGCACCTCCACCGCCGCCGCGCATGTGACCGGCGTGGGCGCGCTCTACAAGGCCACCTATGGCAACGCGGCCTCGGCCACCGTTGACCTGTGGATCAAGAACACCGCCATCGCCGGCGTCGTCTGCAACAACCCCGTCGGCACGCCCAACCGGCTGCTCAACAAGGGCGCGCTGTAG
- a CDS encoding SDR family oxidoreductase codes for MKPLEGRIALVAGATRGAGRGIATMLGEAGATVYCTGRSVRGRPATGTRPETIEETAELVTARGGRGIAVRTDHTVESEVVALCERIKSEQGRLDVLVNDVWGGDDLTEFSVPFWKLKPEQGRLMLDRGIYSHILTSRYAVPLMLEHNRGLIVEITDGDSFGYRGNLFYDLVKMSVIRLAFAMSWELRRHPITSLAVTPGFLRSEAMLEGFGVTEANWRDGAAKDRHFIASETPFYVGRAVAALAADPNVSAKNGRVYSSWQLAKEYGFKDEDGSQPDWGTYFLKAFGRSYTLADEAAYATWANGLMELAYPDWPKE; via the coding sequence ATGAAGCCACTGGAAGGACGCATCGCCCTCGTCGCCGGAGCCACGCGCGGCGCGGGACGCGGCATCGCGACGATGCTCGGTGAAGCGGGCGCCACGGTGTACTGCACCGGGCGCAGCGTGCGGGGCCGCCCCGCCACCGGCACCCGCCCCGAGACCATCGAGGAGACCGCCGAGCTCGTCACCGCCCGGGGCGGCCGCGGCATCGCGGTGCGGACCGACCACACCGTCGAGTCCGAGGTCGTCGCTCTGTGCGAGCGCATCAAGAGCGAGCAGGGCCGCCTCGACGTGCTCGTCAACGACGTCTGGGGCGGCGACGACCTCACCGAGTTCAGCGTCCCCTTCTGGAAGCTCAAGCCCGAGCAGGGGCGGCTCATGCTCGATCGTGGCATCTACTCGCACATCCTCACGAGCCGCTACGCCGTGCCCCTCATGCTCGAGCACAACCGGGGGCTGATCGTCGAGATCACCGACGGGGACTCCTTCGGCTATCGCGGCAACCTCTTCTATGACCTGGTCAAGATGTCGGTCATCCGCCTGGCCTTCGCCATGTCCTGGGAGCTTCGGCGCCACCCCATCACCTCGCTCGCGGTGACACCGGGCTTCCTTCGCTCCGAGGCCATGCTCGAGGGCTTTGGCGTCACGGAGGCCAACTGGCGCGACGGCGCCGCCAAGGACCGTCACTTCATCGCCTCGGAGACACCCTTCTATGTCGGCCGGGCCGTCGCCGCGCTGGCGGCGGACCCGAACGTCTCCGCCAAGAACGGACGTGTCTACAGCTCCTGGCAGCTCGCCAAGGAGTACGGCTTCAAGGATGAAGACGGCAGCCAGCCCGACTGGGGCACGTACTTCCTCAAGGCCTTCGGGCGCTCCTACACCTTGGCCGACGAGGCCGCGTACGCCACCTGGGCCAACGGGCTGATGGAGCTCGCCTACCCCGACTGGCCCAAGGAGTGA
- a CDS encoding NAD(P)/FAD-dependent oxidoreductase has translation MTTPMLLESPSPLARSGPGLASLEATLRKDLERLEYPKRSWVLPRRTRDGQPVLDVLIIGGGQSGLAAAFGLMREKVTNLLVVDDCPPGFAGPWKTFARMHTLRTPKHLTGPDHNLPTLCFQTWFEAQYGEAAWQQLGLIPKEMWADYLDWYRRFLQIPTRCSTRAGALSWRAEDRCFAVPVQPVGGGATETLLARKVVLATGIDGSGRWETPEQIARLPRELWAHTRDDIDFEALRGKRIGVLGAGASAFDNASVALERGAAEVRIFYRRKSLPTVNAYRWAEFVGFLKHHADLPDADRWRFIRRILEMGQLPPHDTYHRARAFPNFHIHGDSPWLDVQAVDGAARVTTPHGTYTFDKLIVGSGTVTDLSLRPELANLIGDIALWKDRYSPPPQEANGDLGRHPYLGPSFEFQEKVPGHAPYLSSVYNYTFGCLLSLGFGGASISGMKYSLPKLVNGITRQLYVEDKDAYFESLMAYDVKEFEP, from the coding sequence TTGACTACCCCCATGCTTCTCGAGTCCCCAAGCCCCCTCGCCAGGTCTGGCCCTGGCCTCGCCTCGCTCGAAGCCACCCTCCGCAAGGACCTGGAGCGGCTCGAATACCCCAAGCGCTCCTGGGTGCTGCCGCGGCGCACCCGCGACGGCCAGCCCGTGCTGGACGTGCTCATCATCGGTGGGGGGCAGAGCGGCCTGGCCGCCGCCTTCGGGCTGATGCGCGAGAAGGTGACGAACCTCCTCGTGGTGGACGACTGCCCTCCGGGCTTCGCGGGGCCGTGGAAGACGTTCGCGCGCATGCACACGCTGCGCACCCCCAAGCACCTCACCGGGCCGGACCACAACCTGCCCACCCTGTGCTTCCAGACGTGGTTCGAGGCCCAGTACGGCGAGGCCGCCTGGCAGCAGCTCGGCCTCATCCCCAAGGAGATGTGGGCCGACTACCTCGACTGGTACCGCCGCTTCCTGCAAATCCCCACGCGCTGCAGCACCCGCGCCGGGGCCCTCTCCTGGCGCGCCGAGGACCGGTGCTTCGCCGTACCCGTGCAGCCCGTGGGTGGCGGCGCCACGGAGACGCTGCTGGCGCGCAAGGTGGTGCTCGCCACCGGCATCGACGGCTCGGGCCGCTGGGAGACTCCGGAGCAGATCGCCCGCCTGCCGCGCGAGCTGTGGGCCCACACGCGGGATGACATCGACTTCGAGGCCCTGCGCGGCAAGCGCATTGGCGTGCTTGGCGCGGGCGCCTCCGCCTTCGACAACGCCTCGGTGGCCCTGGAGCGCGGCGCCGCCGAGGTGCGCATCTTCTACCGCCGCAAGAGCCTGCCCACGGTGAATGCCTACCGCTGGGCCGAGTTCGTCGGCTTCCTCAAGCACCACGCGGACCTGCCGGACGCGGACCGCTGGCGCTTCATCCGCCGCATCCTCGAGATGGGGCAGCTGCCGCCGCACGACACCTACCACCGCGCCCGCGCCTTCCCGAACTTCCACATCCACGGCGACAGCCCGTGGCTCGACGTGCAGGCCGTGGACGGCGCCGCCCGCGTCACCACGCCCCACGGCACGTACACCTTCGACAAGCTCATCGTCGGCAGCGGCACGGTGACGGACCTGTCGCTGCGTCCGGAGCTGGCCAATCTCATCGGCGACATCGCCCTGTGGAAGGACCGCTACAGCCCTCCGCCCCAGGAGGCGAATGGGGACCTGGGGCGCCACCCGTACCTGGGGCCGAGCTTCGAGTTCCAGGAGAAGGTGCCGGGCCACGCGCCGTACCTCTCCTCCGTCTACAACTACACCTTCGGCTGCCTGCTCTCGCTGGGCTTCGGTGGAGCCAGCATCTCCGGCATGAAGTACAGCCTGCCCAAGCTGGTCAACGGCATCACCCGCCAGCTCTATGTCGAGGACAAGGACGCCTACTTCGAGTCCCTGATGGCATACGACGTAAAGGAGTTCGAACCGTGA
- the allB gene encoding allantoinase AllB: protein MSGSPWVLVSRRVVTDGGVREAAVVVKDGRVEALLSPKDVPQGFEVTNVGEQVVMPGVVDCHAHINEPGRTEWEGFETATRAAAAGGISTVVDMPLNSIPATTTLEALRTKAATAEGRCAIDYGFWGGVIPGNAGELEGMVDAGVTGFKCFLIHSGVDEFPHVTREDLDKAMPILARRGVPLIVHAELTEHERPPQGDTRTYQSYLASRPRRWEDDAIRMMVELCRKHRTRVHIVHLSSSDALPDIAAAKREGLPFTVETCPHYLTFDAEHIPDGATHLKCAPPIREAENREKLWDALARGTIDMVVSDHSPCTPGLKHLDRGDFAAAWGGIASLQFSLPAVWTGMRARGHGLEALVRWMCRNPSRLTGLEGLKGSLTPGVDADLVVFDPEASFTPEPSAVLHRHPLTPYAGLKLQGVVERTYVRGVPVYTRGEPAQRPTGRWVRRPGAARSVT, encoded by the coding sequence GTGAGCGGAAGCCCCTGGGTCCTGGTGAGTCGGCGCGTCGTCACCGACGGCGGCGTGCGCGAGGCGGCCGTAGTGGTGAAAGACGGGAGGGTGGAGGCGCTGCTCTCCCCCAAGGATGTGCCCCAGGGGTTCGAAGTCACCAACGTGGGCGAGCAGGTGGTGATGCCCGGCGTGGTGGACTGTCACGCCCACATCAACGAGCCGGGTCGCACCGAGTGGGAGGGCTTCGAGACGGCCACGCGCGCCGCGGCCGCCGGAGGCATCTCCACCGTGGTGGACATGCCGCTCAACTCCATCCCCGCCACCACCACGCTGGAGGCGCTGCGCACCAAGGCCGCCACCGCCGAGGGCCGCTGCGCCATCGACTATGGCTTCTGGGGCGGCGTCATCCCCGGCAACGCGGGCGAGCTGGAGGGCATGGTCGATGCCGGCGTCACCGGCTTCAAGTGCTTCCTCATCCACTCGGGCGTGGACGAGTTCCCCCATGTCACCCGCGAGGACCTGGACAAGGCCATGCCCATCCTCGCCCGGCGCGGCGTGCCCCTCATCGTCCACGCGGAGCTCACCGAGCACGAGCGCCCGCCCCAGGGCGACACGCGCACCTACCAGAGCTACCTGGCCTCGCGCCCGCGCCGCTGGGAGGACGACGCCATCCGGATGATGGTGGAGCTGTGCCGCAAGCACCGCACCCGCGTGCACATCGTCCACCTGTCCTCCTCGGACGCGCTGCCGGACATCGCCGCCGCCAAGCGAGAGGGCCTGCCCTTCACCGTGGAGACGTGCCCCCACTACCTGACCTTCGACGCCGAGCACATCCCCGACGGCGCCACCCACCTCAAGTGCGCCCCGCCCATCCGCGAGGCGGAGAACCGCGAGAAGCTGTGGGATGCGCTGGCCCGGGGCACCATCGACATGGTGGTGTCGGACCACTCGCCCTGCACTCCGGGCCTCAAGCACCTGGACCGGGGCGACTTCGCGGCGGCGTGGGGCGGCATCGCCTCGCTCCAGTTCAGCCTGCCGGCGGTGTGGACGGGCATGCGCGCGCGCGGCCATGGGCTGGAGGCGCTGGTGCGGTGGATGTGCCGCAACCCCTCGCGCCTGACCGGCCTGGAGGGCCTCAAGGGCAGCCTCACCCCCGGCGTGGACGCGGACCTCGTGGTGTTCGACCCCGAGGCCAGCTTCACCCCCGAGCCCTCGGCGGTGCTGCACCGCCACCCCCTCACGCCCTACGCGGGCCTGAAGCTGCAGGGCGTGGTGGAGCGTACATACGTGCGGGGCGTGCCGGTGTATACCCGCGGTGAACCCGCGCAGCGTCCCACGGGGCGGTGGGTGCGACGTCCTGGCGCCGCGCGTTCGGTGACGTAA
- the alc gene encoding allantoicase produces the protein MQTPEEGKVRVAFAELIDLAAEKVGGRALIANDEFFAPKENMLKPGRGVFIPDKYTEFGKWMDGWETRRKRVPGYDWCILQLGLPGVIRGVNVDTNHFLGNFPEYASVDALEAPGNPSPESLTGAAWTEIVPKTKLAGGTQNYLPVASERRWTHVRLNIYPDGGVARFRVHGVVKPDPAKLAGGQLVDLAAAENGGMVVTCNDAFFGLKDNLILPGRAATMGEGWETRRKRVPGFDWIVVKLAVPGTVHKLEVDTNHFKGNYPDTCSLEGCFLKEDLLDFANAKDITWQEILPRTKLQASHQHFFEAELRAQGPFTHVRLNIFPDGGISRLRVHGRPA, from the coding sequence ATGCAGACCCCCGAAGAAGGCAAGGTGCGCGTCGCCTTCGCCGAGCTCATCGATCTGGCCGCCGAGAAGGTGGGCGGCCGCGCCCTCATCGCCAACGACGAATTCTTCGCCCCCAAGGAGAACATGCTCAAGCCGGGGCGCGGCGTCTTCATCCCGGACAAGTACACCGAGTTCGGCAAGTGGATGGACGGCTGGGAGACGCGCCGCAAGCGCGTGCCGGGCTACGACTGGTGCATCCTCCAGCTCGGGCTGCCGGGCGTCATCCGCGGCGTGAACGTGGACACCAACCACTTCCTCGGCAACTTCCCCGAGTACGCCTCGGTGGATGCGCTGGAGGCGCCGGGCAATCCCTCGCCCGAGTCGCTCACGGGCGCGGCGTGGACGGAGATCGTCCCGAAGACGAAGCTGGCGGGCGGCACGCAGAACTACCTGCCGGTGGCCAGCGAGCGCCGGTGGACGCACGTGCGCCTCAACATCTATCCGGACGGCGGCGTGGCGCGCTTCCGGGTGCATGGCGTGGTGAAGCCGGATCCCGCGAAGCTGGCCGGAGGCCAGCTGGTGGACCTGGCGGCGGCGGAGAACGGCGGCATGGTCGTCACCTGCAATGACGCCTTCTTCGGGCTCAAGGACAACCTCATCCTCCCCGGCCGCGCGGCCACCATGGGCGAGGGCTGGGAGACGCGGCGCAAGCGCGTGCCGGGCTTCGACTGGATCGTCGTCAAGCTGGCCGTGCCGGGCACGGTCCACAAGCTTGAGGTGGACACCAACCACTTCAAGGGCAACTACCCGGACACCTGCTCGCTGGAGGGCTGCTTCCTCAAGGAGGACCTCCTCGACTTCGCCAACGCGAAGGACATCACCTGGCAGGAGATCCTCCCGCGCACGAAGCTGCAGGCAAGCCACCAGCACTTCTTCGAGGCGGAGCTGCGCGCCCAGGGGCCCTTCACCCACGTGCGCCTCAACATCTTCCCGGACGGCGGCATCAGCCGGCTGCGCGTCCACGGACGCCCTGCGTGA
- the uraD gene encoding 2-oxo-4-hydroxy-4-carboxy-5-ureidoimidazoline decarboxylase, producing MSKLAWLNGLPLEEAKAEFLRCCGSTRWAEAMARARPFKTDTAVYSEAGWLWSQTSTEDWREAMAHHPRIGDVSKLRERFKASGAWSEQEQKGVQGAGEDVLQGLADGNREYEERFGFIFLICATGKSAQEILEQLRERIKNPPALELRIAAGEQAQITRIRLEKLLTSP from the coding sequence GTGAGCAAGCTCGCGTGGCTCAATGGCCTGCCCCTGGAAGAGGCCAAGGCGGAGTTCCTGCGCTGCTGTGGCTCCACCCGCTGGGCGGAGGCCATGGCGCGCGCGCGGCCCTTCAAGACCGACACCGCCGTGTACTCGGAGGCCGGCTGGCTCTGGTCTCAGACGAGCACCGAGGACTGGCGCGAGGCCATGGCGCACCACCCTCGCATCGGTGATGTGTCCAAGCTGCGCGAGCGCTTCAAGGCCAGCGGCGCCTGGAGCGAGCAGGAGCAGAAGGGCGTGCAGGGCGCTGGCGAGGACGTGCTGCAGGGGCTGGCGGACGGCAACCGCGAGTACGAGGAGCGCTTCGGCTTCATCTTCCTCATCTGCGCCACGGGCAAGAGCGCGCAGGAGATCCTCGAGCAGCTGCGCGAGCGCATCAAGAACCCGCCGGCGCTGGAGTTGCGCATCGCCGCCGGCGAGCAGGCCCAAATCACCCGCATCCGACTGGAGAAGCTCCTCACCTCGCCATGA
- the uraH gene encoding hydroxyisourate hydrolase yields MSTLSTHVLDTQWGRPAAGVPITLEVQEGSGWRELARGTTNSDGRVKDFLPAGTSLQAGIYRMVFDTAEYFRAHATRGFYPYVSVVFELSAPNEHYHVPLLLSPFGYSTYRGS; encoded by the coding sequence ATGAGCACCCTGTCCACCCACGTCCTCGACACGCAGTGGGGCCGCCCGGCGGCCGGCGTCCCCATCACCCTGGAAGTGCAGGAGGGCTCCGGCTGGCGCGAGCTGGCGCGCGGCACCACCAACTCGGATGGGCGGGTGAAGGACTTCCTGCCCGCGGGCACGAGCCTTCAAGCGGGCATCTATCGGATGGTATTCGACACGGCGGAGTACTTCCGGGCACATGCCACGCGCGGCTTCTATCCGTATGTCTCGGTGGTGTTCGAGCTGTCCGCCCCGAATGAGCACTACCACGTGCCCTTGCTGCTGAGCCCCTTCGGCTATTCCACGTACCGGGGGAGCTGA
- a CDS encoding DUF6986 family protein, translated as MPTSLSSRIPTAREALAKANHAYARTYPGESARRQPVHTVYGGAHLFKAGTARKMGQMALAALREYAPTVSELTECLDLPLSGGFAQQVHERVVAKLEREAVEDFRIDFEDGYGHRPDAEEDGHAVSTAEEVAKGLAEGLLPPFIGIRIKSLTEELFPRAARTLELFVTTLLARTGGKLPENFVVTLPKVIAPEQVAALVRMLEVLEKDGGLPAGALKLELMVETPQSLFDAQGRLALPGLVAAAEGRCVAAHLGVYDYTASLNITAAHQSMLHPACDFARHLTQVALAGTEVALSDGATNVMPVPPHKPQGNQSLSMAQLEENREVVHRAWRLAYEHTRHSLRLGYYQGWDLHPAQLPVRYAAVYAFFLEGMDAASRRLKSFIEKAAQATLLGDVFDDAATGQGLLNSFLRGIACGAITEQEAQATGLTLEELRSRSFLKILEGRRNARMT; from the coding sequence ATGCCCACGAGCCTGTCCTCCCGGATTCCCACGGCGCGTGAGGCGCTGGCGAAGGCAAACCACGCCTATGCCCGGACGTATCCGGGTGAGTCCGCCCGCCGCCAGCCGGTGCATACCGTGTACGGCGGCGCGCACCTCTTCAAGGCCGGCACGGCGCGGAAGATGGGGCAGATGGCGCTCGCGGCGCTGCGCGAGTACGCCCCCACCGTGTCGGAGCTGACCGAGTGCCTGGACCTGCCGCTGAGCGGGGGCTTCGCGCAGCAAGTGCATGAGCGCGTGGTGGCCAAGCTCGAGCGCGAGGCGGTGGAGGACTTCCGCATCGACTTCGAGGACGGCTACGGGCACCGGCCGGACGCGGAGGAGGACGGGCACGCCGTCTCCACGGCGGAGGAGGTGGCGAAGGGCCTGGCCGAGGGCCTGCTGCCGCCCTTCATCGGCATCCGCATCAAGTCGCTCACCGAGGAGCTGTTCCCTCGGGCCGCGCGCACGCTGGAGCTGTTCGTCACCACGCTGCTGGCGCGCACGGGCGGAAAGCTGCCGGAGAACTTCGTCGTCACCCTGCCCAAGGTGATTGCGCCCGAGCAGGTGGCGGCGCTGGTGCGCATGCTGGAGGTGCTGGAGAAGGACGGAGGGCTGCCCGCCGGCGCGCTGAAGCTGGAGCTGATGGTGGAGACGCCCCAGTCCCTGTTCGACGCGCAGGGTCGGCTGGCGCTGCCGGGGCTGGTGGCGGCGGCGGAGGGGCGCTGCGTGGCGGCGCACCTGGGCGTGTATGACTACACGGCCTCGCTCAACATCACGGCGGCGCACCAGAGCATGCTGCACCCGGCCTGTGACTTCGCGCGGCACCTCACGCAGGTGGCGTTGGCGGGCACGGAGGTGGCGCTCTCGGACGGGGCCACCAATGTGATGCCGGTGCCTCCGCACAAGCCGCAGGGCAACCAGTCCCTCTCCATGGCGCAGCTGGAGGAGAACCGCGAGGTGGTACACCGGGCGTGGCGGCTGGCGTACGAGCACACGCGCCACTCGCTGCGGCTGGGCTACTACCAAGGGTGGGACCTGCACCCGGCGCAGCTGCCCGTGCGCTACGCGGCGGTGTACGCGTTCTTCCTGGAGGGAATGGACGCGGCCTCGCGTCGGCTGAAGTCCTTCATCGAGAAGGCGGCACAGGCGACGCTGCTCGGAGACGTGTTCGACGACGCGGCCACGGGCCAGGGCCTGTTGAACTCCTTCCTGCGCGGCATCGCCTGCGGGGCCATCACCGAGCAGGAGGCGCAAGCGACGGGGCTCACGCTGGAGGAGCTGCGCAGCCGCTCGTTCCTCAAGATCCTCGAGGGCCGTCGCAATGCGCGCATGACATGA